A part of Larkinella insperata genomic DNA contains:
- a CDS encoding cation diffusion facilitator family transporter has protein sequence MQARQRTKYKWMTISLGLSVALMLLKFAAWWLTSSTAVLTDALESIINVIASGFALYSIYLSGLPRDRNHPYGHGKIEFFSSGFEGALILSAGGFIIFQAIESFSNPQPITSVGWGVALIGLTAVANALVGWLLIRNGRFTNSITLIADGRHLLIDSLSSLMVLAGLGFIQLTGLTWLDGVLSLILSAVIIWNGLGLIRHSVAGLMDETDLPLLRRILTILNQHKSRYWIDVHNMRAQRYGSDLHIDCHLTLPYYWTLAQVHQEVHEYEELLKQEIASEVEIFVHADPCLPECCHYCRITDCPVRAHTFSGDVVWTIANISTNQKHFVTEAA, from the coding sequence ATGCAAGCCCGTCAGCGCACGAAATACAAATGGATGACCATCTCGCTGGGTCTGAGCGTTGCCCTGATGCTGCTCAAGTTTGCGGCCTGGTGGCTGACCTCCTCGACGGCGGTGCTGACCGATGCGCTGGAGTCCATCATCAACGTCATCGCCAGCGGATTCGCCCTTTACAGCATTTACCTGTCGGGCCTGCCCCGGGATCGGAATCACCCCTACGGCCACGGTAAAATCGAGTTTTTTTCGTCTGGATTTGAAGGTGCCCTGATTCTGTCGGCGGGTGGGTTTATTATCTTTCAGGCCATAGAATCGTTTTCCAACCCCCAGCCCATTACGTCCGTCGGGTGGGGTGTCGCGTTGATTGGGCTTACCGCCGTCGCCAACGCGCTGGTGGGCTGGCTGCTCATCCGGAACGGGCGCTTCACCAATTCGATCACGCTCATTGCCGACGGCCGACACCTGCTCATTGATAGCCTGAGCAGTTTGATGGTTCTGGCGGGCCTGGGCTTTATTCAATTAACTGGTCTGACCTGGCTGGACGGCGTCCTGTCGCTGATTCTGTCGGCGGTGATCATCTGGAACGGTCTCGGCCTGATTCGGCATTCGGTGGCGGGTTTGATGGACGAAACCGACCTGCCGTTGCTCCGGCGCATTCTGACTATTCTAAACCAGCACAAAAGCCGCTACTGGATTGATGTGCACAACATGCGCGCCCAGCGCTACGGGTCCGATCTGCACATCGATTGCCACCTGACGCTGCCTTACTACTGGACGCTGGCGCAGGTCCATCAGGAAGTCCATGAATATGAGGAACTTCTTAAGCAGGAAATTGCCAGCGAGGTGGAGATCTTCGTTCACGCGGATCCTTGTCTACCCGAATGCTGCCACTACTGCCGGATTACCGATTGTCCGGTGCGGGCGCACACTTTTTCCGGCGATGTGGTGTGGACAATTGCGAACATCTCCACCAATCAGAAACATTTTGTCACCGAAGCTGCCTAG
- a CDS encoding DUF4832 domain-containing protein encodes MIRLIPICSLLCLGLLLTLQPVCSQTKQLVYRESIEDFPNPERGFYIPFGTSTENFKPLDQAVLLKYRNEPQQTGKANYSFFCSLVYRAYRLERFKTAPITPEFLQNIQADFNTARSAGVKLILRFSYTDKTHSGDCPDEAKICPPYGDASKPVVLQHIAQLKPLWQKNSDVIAVLQMGFIGIWGENYYTDYFGDASMNHLGIVPDSSWQARNTVLSALLDALPRDRMVQVRTPQIKQRFVNGPQAPVTTPAMTARDAFRQSDKARIGFHNDCFLASADDYGTFYDYGNSSTKRGPANEVLRRYFEQESRFTAVGGETCDDAFSPQNDCAPAGRAEQEMAAMHYSYLNAGYNNNVNNDWQTGGCMAKIRRKLGYRFVLEQAILPSQVRAGQTLTCQINLKNVGYASPYNPRPVQLLLRHTTTGAVTVLASQADVRQWFSGPVNWQEDFRVPPGLKAGRYEVLVNLPDAHASLAHRPEYSIRLANETTWEAATGYNRLNHVVVVRP; translated from the coding sequence ATGATCCGACTCATACCGATCTGCAGCCTGCTTTGCCTGGGGCTGTTACTGACCCTTCAACCCGTCTGTTCGCAAACCAAACAGCTTGTCTACCGGGAAAGCATAGAGGATTTTCCGAACCCGGAGCGCGGCTTTTACATCCCTTTCGGCACCAGTACGGAAAATTTCAAGCCGCTGGACCAGGCCGTTCTTCTCAAGTACCGGAACGAACCCCAGCAGACGGGCAAAGCCAATTACTCGTTTTTCTGCTCGCTGGTGTACCGGGCCTACCGGCTCGAACGCTTTAAAACCGCCCCCATCACCCCCGAATTCCTGCAGAATATTCAGGCTGATTTCAATACCGCCCGCTCGGCCGGGGTTAAACTGATTTTGCGTTTTTCGTACACCGACAAAACCCATTCCGGCGATTGCCCCGACGAGGCTAAAATCTGCCCGCCCTACGGTGATGCCAGCAAGCCGGTGGTGTTGCAGCACATTGCCCAGCTTAAACCGCTGTGGCAGAAAAATTCGGACGTTATTGCGGTGCTGCAAATGGGGTTTATTGGCATCTGGGGCGAAAATTACTACACAGATTACTTCGGCGACGCTTCGATGAACCACCTCGGGATTGTGCCTGACAGCAGCTGGCAAGCCCGAAACACCGTGCTGAGCGCCCTGTTGGATGCGCTTCCCCGTGACCGCATGGTGCAGGTCCGGACGCCCCAGATCAAGCAGCGGTTTGTAAACGGACCCCAGGCGCCGGTCACGACACCGGCTATGACCGCCCGGGACGCCTTCCGCCAGTCGGACAAGGCGCGCATTGGGTTTCACAACGACTGCTTCCTGGCGAGCGCCGACGATTACGGTACTTTTTATGACTACGGGAATTCGTCGACCAAACGCGGACCGGCCAACGAGGTGCTACGCCGGTATTTTGAGCAGGAGAGCCGGTTTACCGCCGTTGGTGGAGAAACCTGCGATGACGCGTTTAGCCCCCAGAATGATTGTGCCCCGGCGGGTCGGGCGGAGCAGGAAATGGCCGCCATGCACTACAGTTACCTGAACGCCGGTTACAACAACAACGTCAACAACGACTGGCAGACCGGCGGATGTATGGCCAAGATCCGCCGGAAACTGGGGTATCGGTTCGTGCTGGAGCAGGCCATTCTGCCCTCGCAGGTACGGGCGGGTCAAACACTTACCTGCCAGATTAACCTCAAAAATGTGGGCTACGCTTCGCCGTACAACCCGCGGCCGGTGCAGCTTTTACTGCGGCACACGACGACCGGAGCGGTGACGGTTTTGGCCAGTCAGGCCGACGTGCGGCAGTGGTTTAGCGGCCCCGTTAACTGGCAAGAAGACTTCCGTGTTCCGCCGGGTTTGAAGGCGGGTCGTTACGAGGTTCTGGTCAATTTACCGGATGCCCACGCGTCATTGGCCCACCGACCCGAGTACAGCATCCGTCTGGCCAACGAAACAACCTGGGAGGCCGCTACCGGTTACAACCGTCTGAATCACGTAGTCGTGGTCAGGCCCTGA
- a CDS encoding TIM barrel protein, producing MFSRRNFLKQLGALTAASAALPVLAETAAKKPFYEISLAEWSLHKALFEKKFTNLDFPGLAKKEFGIEIVEYVNQFFKDKAQDATYLKELMMRCKDNGVRNHLIMIDGEGYLGETDAAKRNEAVEKHKPWVECAKTLGCKTIRVNAFGRGTEEEVAKAAVEGLGKLGEFAKTMNINVIVENHGSYSSNGQWLTGVMKQVNMKNVGILPDFGNFCIKRNNGAEWGGQCVEEYDRYKGVAEMMPYAKGVSAKTHDFDANGNCTDIDYMRMMKIVKDSGFKGIAGIEYEGSNLSEFEGIKKTKALLERVGSLI from the coding sequence ATGTTTTCACGTCGCAACTTTTTAAAACAACTCGGCGCTCTGACGGCCGCTTCGGCTGCCCTGCCCGTGCTGGCCGAGACAGCCGCCAAAAAACCGTTCTACGAAATTTCTCTGGCCGAATGGTCACTGCACAAAGCCCTGTTTGAAAAGAAATTTACGAACCTCGACTTCCCGGGTCTTGCCAAAAAGGAATTTGGTATTGAAATCGTTGAATACGTCAACCAGTTTTTCAAAGACAAAGCGCAGGATGCCACGTACCTCAAGGAATTGATGATGCGCTGCAAGGACAACGGCGTCCGGAACCACCTGATCATGATTGATGGCGAGGGGTACCTGGGTGAAACCGATGCCGCCAAACGGAACGAAGCCGTCGAAAAACACAAACCCTGGGTTGAATGCGCCAAAACGCTGGGCTGCAAAACCATCCGGGTCAACGCATTCGGGCGGGGTACGGAAGAAGAAGTTGCCAAAGCCGCCGTGGAAGGACTCGGCAAACTGGGCGAATTTGCTAAAACCATGAACATCAACGTCATCGTTGAAAACCACGGTAGTTACTCCTCCAACGGCCAATGGCTAACAGGTGTAATGAAGCAGGTCAACATGAAAAACGTCGGTATTTTGCCGGATTTTGGCAACTTCTGCATCAAACGCAACAACGGGGCGGAATGGGGCGGTCAGTGCGTGGAAGAATACGACCGTTACAAAGGCGTGGCTGAAATGATGCCCTATGCCAAGGGGGTCAGCGCCAAAACGCACGACTTCGATGCCAACGGCAATTGCACCGACATCGATTACATGCGTATGATGAAAATCGTGAAAGACAGCGGTTTCAAGGGCATCGCCGGAATCGAATACGAAGGCTCAAACCTGAGCGAATTCGAAGGCATCAAAAAAACAAAAGCGCTCCTGGAGCGCGTAGGAAGCCTTATTTAG
- the folE gene encoding GTP cyclohydrolase I FolE, which produces MKPNGTSLNTRSNGHHLNYDLLNELTVEEIGDDHVASSLETPLREDAFDLTDDAKIEQIEDHFRQIMNILGLDLTDDSLKGTPRRVAKMYVKEIFSGLNPDNKPKAALFENKYQYNEMLVEKNITVQSHCEHHFVPIIGRAHVAYISSGKVIGLSKLNRIVQYFAKRPQVQERLTVQIANELKEVLQTEDVAIIIDARHLCVSMRGVQDVNSSTVTAHYGGKFKEDEATRQEFLRHVSEPTAAL; this is translated from the coding sequence ATGAAACCGAACGGAACTTCGTTGAATACCCGGTCTAACGGCCATCATCTGAATTATGACTTATTGAATGAGTTGACGGTTGAGGAGATTGGTGATGACCACGTGGCGTCTTCCCTCGAAACTCCGTTGCGTGAAGATGCGTTTGACCTGACCGACGACGCCAAGATCGAACAGATTGAGGATCATTTCCGCCAGATCATGAACATTCTGGGCCTCGACCTGACCGACGACAGCCTGAAAGGAACGCCCCGGCGGGTGGCCAAGATGTACGTTAAAGAGATTTTTAGCGGCCTCAACCCGGATAATAAGCCGAAAGCGGCCCTGTTTGAGAATAAATACCAGTACAACGAAATGCTGGTTGAGAAAAACATTACCGTTCAGTCGCACTGTGAGCACCACTTTGTGCCCATCATTGGCCGGGCGCACGTGGCCTATATTTCGAGCGGAAAAGTGATTGGACTTTCGAAGCTGAACCGGATTGTGCAGTATTTTGCCAAACGTCCGCAGGTGCAGGAGCGACTAACGGTTCAGATCGCCAACGAACTGAAAGAAGTGTTGCAAACCGAAGATGTGGCCATAATTATCGACGCCCGGCACTTGTGCGTTTCCATGCGCGGGGTGCAGGACGTCAACAGCTCGACGGTGACCGCTCACTACGGCGGCAAGTTCAAAGAAGACGAAGCCACCCGGCAGGAGTTCCTGCGCCACGTCAGCGAACCCACCGCTGCGCTTTGA
- a CDS encoding 6-pyruvoyl trahydropterin synthase family protein gives MDKKRVAVFRKEHFNAAHRLHNPEWSEEENQRVFGKCNNPNYHGHNYELVVQVIGEVNPVTGYVMDMKVLSDLVKEQVTDRFDHKNLNLDTEEFKHLNPSAENIAIVIYDSLRSQLDSSLDLKIRLYETERNFVEYPV, from the coding sequence ATGGATAAAAAACGGGTGGCGGTGTTCCGAAAAGAACACTTTAATGCGGCTCATCGTCTCCATAATCCGGAATGGTCGGAGGAGGAGAACCAACGGGTGTTTGGCAAATGCAACAATCCGAACTACCACGGCCACAACTACGAGCTTGTTGTTCAGGTAATCGGCGAAGTTAATCCGGTAACGGGCTACGTGATGGATATGAAGGTGCTGAGCGACCTGGTAAAGGAGCAGGTAACCGACCGGTTCGATCACAAAAACCTCAATCTGGACACCGAAGAATTTAAACACCTCAATCCTTCCGCCGAAAATATTGCCATAGTTATTTACGATTCGCTGCGCAGCCAGCTTGATTCATCCCTGGATTTGAAAATTAGACTCTATGAAACCGAACGGAACTTCGTTGAATACCCGGTCTAA
- a CDS encoding Gfo/Idh/MocA family protein: MFPAILTGAPQQDKKVRLAYIGVGGRGRSHVEQALYRDDVLITAICDIDPEAINRTQAMIRKAGRPEAAVYGKSDEDFLNMLKRDDIDGVVISTPWEWHVPMAVATMKAGKYAGVEVSATVTLKESWDLIDASEKSGSPCMILENVCYRRDVMAVLNMIRQGMFGEMLYAHCGYQHDLRNIKFNDGTVNQGVGAEFGAKGYSEARWRTQHSVDRNGDLYPTHGLGPVAHWLNINRGNRFMHLTSTATKARGLHKYVVDKGGKDHPNAKVNFKLGDIVTTVIQCANGENIVIMHDTNSPRPYSLGFRAQGTQGIWMDDGKTIYLEGTSPKPHEWEPFDSYQKKYDHPIWKRHASAAEKAGHGGIDFFVIRAFIESVKRKVPPPIDVYDAAVWSAISPLSEESIAKGSKPVEIPDFTRGKWKTNKPIFALTDEY; this comes from the coding sequence CTGTTTCCAGCCATCCTGACCGGCGCCCCGCAACAGGACAAGAAAGTCCGGCTGGCTTATATCGGAGTGGGCGGGCGCGGGCGCAGCCACGTTGAACAGGCGCTGTACCGGGACGATGTGCTGATCACGGCGATCTGCGACATTGACCCCGAAGCCATCAACCGCACCCAAGCGATGATCCGCAAGGCCGGGCGTCCGGAAGCGGCCGTTTACGGTAAATCGGATGAAGATTTTTTAAACATGCTTAAACGCGACGACATCGACGGGGTGGTGATTTCGACGCCCTGGGAATGGCACGTTCCGATGGCCGTTGCCACCATGAAGGCCGGGAAATACGCGGGCGTCGAGGTATCAGCCACGGTGACGCTCAAGGAATCCTGGGACCTGATTGACGCGTCCGAAAAAAGCGGTTCGCCGTGTATGATCCTGGAAAACGTTTGCTACCGCCGGGATGTCATGGCCGTGCTGAACATGATTCGGCAGGGCATGTTTGGCGAGATGCTCTACGCTCACTGCGGCTACCAGCACGATTTGCGTAACATCAAGTTCAACGACGGCACCGTAAATCAGGGTGTCGGTGCCGAATTTGGGGCTAAGGGTTATTCGGAAGCCCGCTGGCGTACCCAGCACTCGGTCGACCGCAACGGTGATTTGTATCCGACGCACGGTCTGGGGCCCGTCGCCCACTGGCTCAACATCAACCGGGGCAACCGCTTCATGCACCTTACTTCCACGGCCACCAAAGCGCGCGGGCTGCACAAATACGTTGTCGATAAAGGCGGAAAAGACCACCCCAACGCCAAAGTCAATTTCAAACTGGGTGATATTGTGACGACGGTGATTCAGTGTGCCAACGGCGAAAACATCGTCATCATGCACGACACCAACTCCCCCCGCCCCTACTCGCTGGGCTTCCGGGCGCAGGGCACGCAGGGCATTTGGATGGACGACGGCAAAACGATTTACCTGGAAGGCACCAGCCCAAAACCTCACGAGTGGGAGCCGTTTGATTCGTACCAGAAAAAGTACGACCATCCCATCTGGAAGCGCCACGCTTCGGCGGCCGAGAAAGCCGGGCACGGCGGTATCGACTTTTTTGTAATTCGGGCGTTTATTGAATCGGTCAAACGCAAGGTGCCGCCCCCGATCGACGTGTATGATGCCGCCGTCTGGAGTGCCATCAGTCCGCTGTCGGAAGAATCCATTGCCAAGGGCAGCAAACCCGTTGAGATTCCGGACTTCACCCGCGGGAAATGGAAAACCAACAAGCCGATATTCGCCCTGACTGACGAGTATTAA
- a CDS encoding sugar MFS transporter, which yields MTPSATQNSTKNYLGPLLIVGMLFFIFGFVTWVNGVLIAFFKQAFQLSTVGSNLVAFAFFISYTLMAIPSSWLLRKTGFKNGMSMGLLIMAVGTMIFVPAAKVVSYPLFLVGLFLIGIGLTVLQTASNPYVTILGPRESAAQRISFMGVANKMAGIISQFIFGGILLTGANTLSAAETLDKVVTPYMILTGVLIVLALLIRFSTLPEVSEEQDDDATATTKVTTNSIWEHANLVLGVLAIFCYVGVEVISGDTIINYGVALGFSNDEAKYFTAYTLYGMLAGYILCIILIPRFLSQQKALMLGTILGIILTVGALLTDGFASVLCIALLGFAIAPIWGALWPLSLDRLGRFTKLGSALLIMGISGGAMLPLLHGYLTDTVSPKMAYALILPLLGYILYYATVGSKKTNW from the coding sequence ATGACACCTTCTGCAACCCAGAATTCTACCAAAAACTACCTCGGACCGCTGCTGATTGTCGGCATGTTATTTTTCATTTTCGGATTTGTCACCTGGGTGAATGGGGTCCTCATTGCGTTTTTCAAGCAGGCCTTTCAGCTCAGTACGGTAGGTTCCAACCTGGTCGCTTTTGCATTTTTCATTTCCTACACCCTGATGGCTATCCCTTCGTCCTGGCTGCTGCGCAAAACCGGTTTCAAAAATGGCATGTCGATGGGCCTGCTCATCATGGCAGTTGGCACCATGATCTTTGTTCCGGCGGCTAAAGTGGTTTCCTACCCGTTGTTTCTGGTGGGGTTATTCCTAATTGGTATCGGCTTGACGGTTTTGCAAACCGCATCCAACCCCTACGTGACCATTCTGGGCCCCCGTGAAAGTGCCGCCCAGCGCATCAGCTTCATGGGTGTTGCCAACAAAATGGCGGGAATCATCAGCCAATTTATTTTTGGCGGAATCCTGCTGACCGGAGCCAATACGCTTTCAGCTGCCGAAACCCTCGACAAAGTGGTGACGCCTTATATGATTCTGACGGGTGTTTTGATTGTACTGGCCCTGCTGATCCGGTTTTCGACGCTGCCGGAAGTTTCTGAAGAACAGGATGACGATGCGACGGCAACGACCAAAGTAACCACGAACAGCATCTGGGAACACGCCAACCTGGTGCTGGGCGTTCTGGCCATCTTTTGCTACGTGGGCGTGGAAGTGATTTCGGGCGATACGATCATCAACTACGGGGTGGCGCTGGGCTTCTCGAACGACGAAGCCAAGTATTTTACGGCTTACACGCTCTACGGCATGCTGGCGGGTTATATTTTGTGTATTATCCTGATTCCGCGCTTTCTTTCCCAGCAAAAAGCCCTGATGCTGGGAACGATTCTCGGTATCATTCTGACGGTGGGCGCCCTGCTGACCGACGGGTTTGCGTCGGTTCTGTGCATTGCGTTGCTGGGCTTTGCCATCGCTCCCATCTGGGGGGCGCTCTGGCCGCTGTCGCTCGACCGGCTTGGTCGGTTTACCAAACTGGGTTCCGCGTTGCTGATCATGGGTATTTCCGGCGGTGCGATGCTGCCCCTGTTGCACGGCTACCTGACCGATACCGTGAGCCCCAAAATGGCCTACGCCCTCATTTTGCCCCTGCTCGGGTACATTCTGTATTACGCAACCGTTGGCAGCAAAAAAACAAACTGGTGA
- a CDS encoding mevalonate kinase family protein yields the protein MSPLSVSTPGRICLFGEHLDYLGLPVIAAAINRRIRITGSHRPDSKVIINLPDINEREEFDLTGSSLIYTKPRDYFRSSYNVLVRHGYRFSKGVECEVRGNIPINSGTSSSSALVASWLHFLMRLSDRPRLLSRQEIGQLANEAETAEFGEPGGMMDHYSTAIGDVIYLESEPNIVIEELRPKLGAFVLGDSLEAKDTLDILGRIRSGVTGIVEKITAVNPEFSLQTADVLEIDDYRPYLSGGENTLLEGTISNRDILREARQVLEAADLDHIRLGDLLNRHHANLRDAQRISTPKIDRMLEAALNAGALGGKINGSGGGGCMFAYAPGHAGAVAEAIERQGGQAYIIRIDEGTKVEE from the coding sequence ATGAGTCCACTAAGCGTTTCTACACCCGGCCGAATCTGTTTGTTCGGTGAACACCTGGATTACCTGGGCCTGCCGGTCATTGCCGCGGCCATCAACCGGCGCATCCGCATTACCGGCTCGCACCGCCCTGATAGCAAGGTCATCATCAATCTGCCGGACATTAACGAACGGGAAGAATTTGATCTGACGGGTTCGAGCCTGATTTACACCAAACCGCGCGATTATTTCCGGAGCAGTTACAATGTACTGGTCCGGCACGGCTACCGGTTTTCGAAAGGCGTGGAATGTGAGGTACGCGGTAACATTCCCATCAATTCCGGCACCTCCAGTTCGTCGGCCCTGGTGGCGTCGTGGCTGCACTTTCTAATGCGCCTGAGCGACCGTCCCCGGCTGCTGAGTCGGCAGGAAATCGGGCAACTGGCCAACGAAGCGGAAACCGCCGAATTTGGCGAACCGGGCGGCATGATGGACCATTATTCCACGGCCATCGGCGATGTAATCTACCTGGAATCGGAGCCGAACATTGTTATTGAGGAACTGCGCCCGAAGCTGGGTGCGTTCGTGCTGGGCGATTCGCTGGAAGCTAAAGATACGCTGGACATTCTGGGACGGATTCGGTCGGGCGTCACCGGCATTGTCGAGAAAATTACGGCCGTTAACCCGGAGTTTTCGCTGCAAACGGCCGACGTGCTGGAAATTGACGACTACCGGCCCTATTTATCCGGGGGCGAAAACACGCTGCTCGAAGGCACCATTTCCAACCGGGACATCCTGCGGGAAGCCCGGCAGGTGCTCGAAGCGGCCGATCTGGATCACATTCGCCTGGGCGATTTGCTGAACCGTCACCACGCCAACCTGCGGGACGCCCAACGGATCTCAACGCCCAAAATCGATCGGATGCTGGAAGCCGCCCTGAATGCCGGAGCCCTGGGCGGTAAAATCAACGGCTCGGGCGGGGGCGGCTGCATGTTTGCCTACGCTCCCGGCCATGCCGGAGCGGTTGCCGAAGCCATCGAGCGCCAGGGTGGCCAGGCCTACATCATTCGAATCGACGAAGGCACCAAGGTCGAAGAATAA
- the ispG gene encoding (E)-4-hydroxy-3-methylbut-2-enyl-diphosphate synthase — MLDFATPSIIPSADNPASYCNSLTEYSRRKTITVPIGSVPLGSDYPIRVQSMTTVDTMDTRGSVEQTIRMIEAGCEYIRITAPSVKEAQNLENIRKELRARGYDTPLVADIHFTPNAAELAARIVEKVRINPGNYADRKRFEVIDYTDASYAAELERIRDKFRPLIRICKEYGTAMRIGTNHGSLSDRILSRYGDTPLGMVESALEFLRICEDEKYYRIVLSMKSSNPQVMVEAYRLLVHRLDAEGLKPYPLHLGVTEAGEAEDGRIKSAVGIGTLLEDGLGDTVRVSLTEDPELEAPVAQALIDRYTKRAEHAPIPAISQYPIDPFQYTRRKSHEVANFGGINVPRVIADYAQIPVTEHEQLRSIGHFYLPVPDKWRMNDLGADYLYTGSRPASFMLPNGLKEILDYETWLTTGDPVHKFPLLSTAAYLNLRQKPEALNPTLNFVETRLGDWSEELAVALAADLNVVLVVRTENPHALAELRRLYVHLINHDLTCPVVTLRSFPDRQGDMLQLYAATDLGGLLVDGLGDGVWLATDLLPDLSVEERLATASRYNSIAFGILQAARTRMSKTEYISCPSCGRTLFDLQETTAMIRKRTDHLKGIKIGIMGCIVNGPGEMADADYGYVGIGKDKISLYRGQQVVKKSVHADHAVDELIELIKEDGRWNEPEAID; from the coding sequence ATGCTTGACTTCGCAACACCGTCTATCATTCCTTCCGCCGACAACCCGGCTTCCTATTGCAACTCGCTTACTGAGTATTCCCGTCGCAAAACCATCACGGTTCCCATTGGTTCGGTTCCGCTGGGCTCCGATTATCCCATCCGGGTGCAGTCGATGACTACCGTCGATACGATGGATACGCGGGGTTCGGTTGAGCAGACGATCCGCATGATCGAAGCGGGTTGTGAATACATCAGGATTACGGCGCCGAGCGTTAAGGAAGCCCAGAATCTGGAAAATATCCGCAAGGAACTGCGGGCCCGGGGCTACGATACCCCGCTCGTGGCCGATATTCACTTCACGCCCAATGCCGCCGAACTGGCCGCCCGGATTGTCGAGAAAGTCCGGATCAACCCCGGCAACTACGCCGACCGCAAACGCTTCGAGGTAATTGATTACACGGATGCTTCGTATGCCGCCGAGTTGGAGCGGATTCGGGATAAATTTCGGCCTCTGATTCGGATTTGTAAGGAATACGGCACCGCCATGCGCATCGGGACCAACCACGGTTCGCTCTCCGACCGGATTTTGAGCCGCTACGGTGATACGCCCCTGGGCATGGTGGAATCCGCCCTGGAGTTTCTGCGCATCTGTGAAGACGAAAAGTATTACCGCATCGTGCTGTCGATGAAATCCAGCAACCCGCAGGTGATGGTGGAAGCCTACCGCCTGCTGGTCCACCGGCTGGATGCCGAAGGGCTCAAACCGTATCCCCTGCACCTGGGTGTAACCGAAGCCGGTGAGGCCGAGGATGGCCGGATCAAATCCGCCGTGGGCATCGGAACGCTGCTGGAAGACGGGCTGGGCGATACCGTCCGCGTTTCGCTGACCGAAGACCCGGAACTGGAAGCGCCCGTGGCGCAGGCCCTGATCGACCGCTACACCAAGCGGGCGGAGCACGCACCCATTCCGGCCATCAGCCAGTATCCCATCGATCCCTTTCAGTATACCCGTCGGAAATCGCACGAAGTGGCCAATTTTGGCGGCATCAACGTACCACGCGTCATTGCTGATTACGCACAAATACCGGTGACCGAGCACGAGCAATTGCGGTCGATCGGTCATTTTTACCTGCCCGTTCCCGATAAGTGGCGAATGAACGACCTGGGTGCTGATTATCTCTATACCGGCTCCCGCCCGGCGTCATTTATGTTGCCAAACGGTTTAAAGGAAATTCTGGATTACGAAACCTGGCTCACTACGGGCGATCCGGTTCACAAATTCCCCCTGCTGAGCACGGCTGCTTATCTGAACTTACGGCAAAAACCAGAAGCGCTCAACCCGACCCTCAATTTTGTGGAAACGCGATTGGGTGACTGGTCCGAAGAACTGGCGGTTGCCCTGGCTGCCGACCTAAACGTGGTGCTGGTGGTCCGGACGGAAAACCCCCACGCGCTGGCCGAACTTCGCCGGTTGTACGTTCATCTGATCAACCATGACCTGACTTGCCCGGTCGTCACCCTGCGCAGCTTCCCAGACCGTCAGGGCGACATGCTGCAATTGTACGCGGCCACGGACCTCGGCGGTTTACTCGTTGACGGCCTGGGCGATGGCGTCTGGCTAGCCACGGACTTGCTGCCCGACCTGTCGGTTGAGGAGCGGCTGGCGACGGCCAGCCGGTACAATTCCATTGCGTTCGGTATTTTGCAGGCCGCCCGCACCCGAATGTCAAAAACCGAATACATTTCGTGCCCTTCCTGCGGTCGCACTCTTTTTGATCTGCAGGAAACCACCGCCATGATTCGCAAACGAACCGATCACCTGAAAGGCATCAAAATCGGTATCATGGGCTGTATCGTCAACGGCCCGGGCGAAATGGCCGACGCCGATTATGGGTACGTGGGAATCGGAAAAGATAAAATTTCGTTATACCGGGGGCAGCAGGTCGTTAAAAAATCGGTTCATGCCGACCACGCCGTTGATGAGTTGATCGAGCTGATTAAAGAAGACGGGCGCTGGAACGAACCCGAAGCCATTGACTAA
- a CDS encoding DUF6728 family protein, translating into MSRIGDYFKLGDVFRYFYQVFRKPDPSRPTNANIRMMHGINRISIIMFLICVIVMIVRAILR; encoded by the coding sequence ATGTCCCGTATTGGAGATTATTTCAAACTGGGTGACGTGTTCCGGTATTTTTACCAAGTGTTTCGAAAACCCGATCCCAGCCGCCCCACCAACGCGAACATCCGCATGATGCACGGGATCAACCGCATTTCTATCATCATGTTCCTGATTTGCGTTATTGTCATGATTGTCAGAGCCATTCTTCGATGA